One stretch of Juglans microcarpa x Juglans regia isolate MS1-56 chromosome 3D, Jm3101_v1.0, whole genome shotgun sequence DNA includes these proteins:
- the LOC121256322 gene encoding uncharacterized protein LOC121256322 isoform X1, with protein MVCAGLQGERETVRRPEKTIMAMEPERSKALHNFTLPLKWGNQRYLRCMKVSPDGGVGVDRRSLAPTLESSPVTRRRELERKRKRDWKSGIESGGGGGEGIEAVRKEVLFDLKTAVDKMKVEIFRKEVEEEEEEIEEDEEIAEANQSPPADESARPWNLRTRRAACKAPIGGGKGLRIEEKKVNSSPLRSENNGVRSPRLRGGGGGGGGASEKKEKKRTKLTVPLTRKEIEEDFIEFLGHRPPRRPKKRLRNVQKQLDLIPTRFLKPGRTARGSNGSGGLGEKFQLSRTLFPDY; from the exons ATGGTCTGTGCGGGTCTTCAAGGAGAGCGAGAGACAGTGCGACGACCAGAGAAGACGATTATGGCGATGGAACCGGAGAGATCGAAGGCTCTGCACAATTTCACGCTGCCTTTGAAGTGGGGGAACCAGAGGTACCTGCGGTGCATGAAAGTGAGTCCTGACGGTGGCGTCGGAGTTGATCGGAGATCTCTGGCTCCGACACTAGAGAGCTCTCCGGTCACTCGGCGTCGGGAAttggagaggaagaggaagagggattGGAAGTCAGGAATCGAGagcggaggaggaggaggggagGGCATAGAGGCGGTGAGGAAGGAGGTCTTGTTTGATCTGAAAACAGCGGTTGATAAGATGAAAGTCGAGATTTTTAGGAAGGAggtggaagaagaggaagaggaaattgAAGAGGACGAGGAGATAGCGGAGGCTAACCAATCGCCTCCGGCGGACGAATCGGCTCGGCCGTGGAATCTGAGAACGAGGAGAGCCGCTTGTAAGGCTCCGATTGGTGGAGGAAAGGGATTGAGGattgaggagaagaaagtgaattCCTCGCCGTTGAGGAGCGAGAACAATGGCGTGAGGTCACCAAGGTTGAGAGgtggaggcggaggcggaggagGAGCTTcggagaagaaggagaagaagagaaccAAGTTAACGGTGCCGCTGACGAGGAAGGAGATCGAGGAGGATTTCATTGAGTTTCTGGGCCATAGGCCGCCGAGGAGGCCCAAGAAACGGCTCAGGAACGTTCAGAAGCAATTGGAT TTGATTCCTACAAGGTTCCTGAAGCCGGGGAGAACGGCAAG AGGTAGTAATGGGAGTGGCGGCCTGGGTGAgaagtttcaactttcaaggaCTCTGTTTCCTGACTACTGA
- the LOC121256322 gene encoding uncharacterized protein LOC121256322 isoform X2, protein MVCAGLQGERETVRRPEKTIMAMEPERSKALHNFTLPLKWGNQRYLRCMKVSPDGGVGVDRRSLAPTLESSPVTRRRELERKRKRDWKSGIESGGGGGEGIEAVRKEVLFDLKTAVDKMKVEIFRKEVEEEEEEIEEDEEIAEANQSPPADESARPWNLRTRRAACKAPIGGGKGLRIEEKKVNSSPLRSENNGVRSPRLRGGGGGGGGASEKKEKKRTKLTVPLTRKEIEEDFIEFLGHRPPRRPKKRLRNVQKQLDSLFPGLWLSDITVDSYKVPEAGENGKR, encoded by the exons ATGGTCTGTGCGGGTCTTCAAGGAGAGCGAGAGACAGTGCGACGACCAGAGAAGACGATTATGGCGATGGAACCGGAGAGATCGAAGGCTCTGCACAATTTCACGCTGCCTTTGAAGTGGGGGAACCAGAGGTACCTGCGGTGCATGAAAGTGAGTCCTGACGGTGGCGTCGGAGTTGATCGGAGATCTCTGGCTCCGACACTAGAGAGCTCTCCGGTCACTCGGCGTCGGGAAttggagaggaagaggaagagggattGGAAGTCAGGAATCGAGagcggaggaggaggaggggagGGCATAGAGGCGGTGAGGAAGGAGGTCTTGTTTGATCTGAAAACAGCGGTTGATAAGATGAAAGTCGAGATTTTTAGGAAGGAggtggaagaagaggaagaggaaattgAAGAGGACGAGGAGATAGCGGAGGCTAACCAATCGCCTCCGGCGGACGAATCGGCTCGGCCGTGGAATCTGAGAACGAGGAGAGCCGCTTGTAAGGCTCCGATTGGTGGAGGAAAGGGATTGAGGattgaggagaagaaagtgaattCCTCGCCGTTGAGGAGCGAGAACAATGGCGTGAGGTCACCAAGGTTGAGAGgtggaggcggaggcggaggagGAGCTTcggagaagaaggagaagaagagaaccAAGTTAACGGTGCCGCTGACGAGGAAGGAGATCGAGGAGGATTTCATTGAGTTTCTGGGCCATAGGCCGCCGAGGAGGCCCAAGAAACGGCTCAGGAACGTTCAGAAGCAATTGGAT TCGCTCTTTCCGGGGTTGTGGTTGTCGGATATTACAGTTGATTCCTACAAGGTTCCTGAAGCCGGGGAGAACGGCAAG AGGTAG